The sequence gatctggacctgcacccttattcctattcagtctctccagttgtctcttcacctgacttcttgagacacacaggtggaagggggaagcaaaggaagcatcagcatcttctgatatggttgaaggcaaacatgtagaagcagaagggtctagggctgaagtggaagataaaaaatgtgaggtgttactggacagctttGGGtcttgtgggtcaaaggagggtggaatgtctgtttggctgtgagcaggagaggaggatgcgaagcttgtttcttaactgaacctattgaagaatgtgttcagttcattggctctgtccagacctccatcggtctgatcaaccttctgcttgaagcctatgatcttcttcatccctgaccacacatctctgatattgttttgctctccagcttcttcttgtacacctccttgctgtctcttatcttgactttaagttgcttctgtaaactcctcaataattctctgtctctctctctgaaggctctttttttcttgttaagcaggtccttcaggtcactggtgatccaaggtttgttattggggaagcatctcacggttctggtggggatgatgttatccacacagaggtttatatagtcggttacacactcagtcatggcattgatgtcctctccatgtggctgacacagtgcgtcccagtctgtagcctcaaagcaaccttgcagagcttcttcagctttctgtgaccattttctcacagtcctctttgtTACAgtttgcctctgaacaaggggcttatatttcgagcagagaaaaacaagactgtgatctgatttgcctagaggaggtcttgctgtagagatgtatgagtctttgacatttgcataaaacaaatccaatgttttgttttctctggtagagcagctgacaaattgttgaaacgttggaagtgtagcagagagtgaagcatggttaaaatcaccagaaattgccacaaaagcattggggttttgtgtctgtagcttagcaacaactgagctgatggcatcacatgcagtgtcggcaacagcggaaggtggaacgtaaactgttgccaaaataacactggtgaactctctgggtaaataatatggacaaaaacttactgccaacagttcaatatctggactgtagagatgacacttcacagtaacatgtcctggattacaccatctgttgttcacaagtactgccagtccacctcctttacatttgccgctcctccttaaatctctgtctgctcgtatggttaaaaagcccggcagagagacgctggagtcggggatatgatcctgcagccatgtctcagtaaaacacatgatactgcatgcctggtactctggctgggtcctttatagggcttggagttcatccaacttgtttcccaacgatctcacattgcccatcataatcgatggaagagatggtttgaacttataatcagtctgacagagagaggtattcctatcattgtggtttttagtataacaatgaccatcagtgggaccctttgtgaggtgccttgagatgacattgttgtaaataagcgccgcttaactaaataatctgaactgaaactatctgtgtagttatgctgctataggcttaggctgctggaggacataatgaccactttcaccctcttcgctacattctcacactactctccaattttgcattgtttgctgttatttcagtttttaactttatgttctctcttttctcttcctagaagctactcctggcctggctctgtgtctgcctgtgacacctttctggagaggggaatcgtctgagcttctgctggcaacaacttaatgctcaccctctaccgatgatccacatagccctgtcttttagtgtttaaccctttctctctcccagacatagctactgactcagcttttactgtaactaattatatgtgctctctttcagactctaaccttgaaaactggctcagagtttatctgttctttctttctaggtgaaacgactaaaggaactacatccattaacatttacttttccttcccatagaaagtacttctggatcagtgcttctgtgttctttttgtgtctctgctctgttctctcaaacccccagtcggtcgtggcagatggccgctcacactgagcctggttctgctggaggtttcttcctgttaaaagggagtttttcctctccgctgtcgctacatgcatgctcagtatgagggattgctgcaaagtcaacgccagttactgtccactgtctctacatgctcatccgggaggagggaattctgcaagtcactgactggatgcaatctgctgggtttccttagatagaaaaacttttgatccaatttgaataaaaagctaactctgactgcactgttcaattgttaggattaattggaatgtatgtacctgacttttgtgaagtgccttgagacaacatgtgttgtgaattggcactatataaataaaactgaattgaatttaatttaatggaacttcttccttctctctcttctcttagctcctgctctgcatccacggcgtctccttttcagcTCAtcggggatttggggttgtagctgaagtattatttgagcttttgagatattaatcagctgctcccggttgtaagaaacaaccccgttgccatggcaatgcatcataacaaatgtcctaaaatagaaagtattaagaaaaatcctccaagctgcacagcatccgacactggagtggacagtcatccaaaaaaaatccactgtatccaccacaagaggaatagttccccaaaaaaaaaacaaatcagaatcaaaagtaagagagctactccaacctgctgccaccttgagcggcgcaagtTAAAGCATCTGAAGGATTTAGAATGCAGTTAGactttgattttaatttcagaCAGCCACCTAAGGCAGAACAAGCTGAGTTAGTGCTCAAGTTAATATATAATGATTGTCCTGTCATCAGGAACCAAAAAAACTATTAAGAGATAGTAAAAATGACCTGCTTCCGTAAACGCAGCAGACCAGATGGACAGTGTGACGAGGCAGGCAACCAGGATGGTCTCAGGTCTGCCAAGTGTAACCTTGGAAAGGCTTCACACAAATCATCATGCTGTCTCCCCCATCCCCccttttcttccccttcaccTCCCAGGGATTCCCACTGACCTCTGTGCTCCCTGGTGGTCATTTCAGAACACTGTGCATTCATTCCCAATACACGCATCAATCATATGGAAGCATTTTCAGTATATTAAGTTTGTTTCTTCTCTTGGAATATAGCCAGGCACACTGATGAAGCAtttgctctatttttgtctcccCTCCCATTAATTATTAATGGAGTTTGTTGCTGGGAATTTTTTTGTTGCACATAAGATTGATTGCTATGAACAAGCACAGAAAAGAAATTGAGAGTTTTCACCTGAGTACACTAGGACACCTGAGATAACTTTAACGTGTCATAGAAATAAAGGAAGGTTCCTTAAGTCTGTAAAAAGGTTTCAGTCTTAACTTTAGGACTATTTTCCATTCAGAACGTAATTGTGTTATTGGTCTCAATTCAACAAAGCTGTGTTTAAAAtggtatttgtcttttataagCACCCTATACCCACTGCAGAAAAGGTGGATGTGCTGCTATAGTGCGCCTCTTTTCTCCGTTCCTGCTCCATCACCAGCACCTCTTTTGGTATGCAGAACAGTGCTCGACTGCAGGGTGGACGGAGCTTAATACAGTAGCCAATGAATAACCCTATGGCCAAGTCTGGCTACAGGGATGTTTCACCCACAACGGTTTCCATCacttaatgaaaaaaatcaccTCCCACCGTGCCGACATGTGCTTAAGCGTTAGGGGTCGCTtcatgtgtgcgtgtgtttgtgttccTGTGTGCGCATGGGGCGCTGGCTTAGTAAAATTGCATAATCTTCAAACCCACTATGACTTTCATGCATGTCGTTTCAAGTCAGTGTCTGCAGACGCCGTTCTGCCCACTGTGTAGACTAAAAGGTGGTTCAGCAGCATCTCCGTGCACCAAGCGTTGGGGCTTTATTGCAGCTGATCTGTGGAATCTTATAGAAATGCTGGTTTATGTGGCGCAAATctgccaaataaataaataaataaatacatttatctgGGTGACGCAAAACAGAAATAAGACTCGTTATTGAGGACGTTATCTATAGGTGTCTACCAGAGACAGAGGCTACCTTCGCAGCCACCGGCTCGAACTCGGAGAGTCGCTCCGGTGCGGAGGAAAGAAGAAGATCATTTTGCTGATCCCAGCACTTTCGGTTAATAAGGGAAGCACCAACACCTCCTTGGACGTCTTCCTccgcccttttttttttttttttttgccaatctTAACCTCACGGCACCCTACCCGGAGGAAAAGAGTCGGGGAGGAGAAAGCGAGGACACACCCGCACATACTGTACGCGGTGTACACAGCAAGGATGCTGCAGACAACATGAGGTGAATATCATCGACTGTTCAAATTGGAAATCTGTTTTCCCCCACCTGCACTGGAGACTGGAGAACCGGTTGCCGCAGCCGGTCATAGCCATCCACCTCCCTGACACCAGCGGGAGCATCCAGCCTCACCCAGAGAGGAAAAAGATGTCTGTAGGTATGCATGACCTCAAGATAAAGCAGCTTTCATCCGTCTCTTCGATTCTGAGTATAAATCTTATCAGACTGTAGTCCATGTACGGATTTACACATCTCAAGGCATGATTACCACACCTGCAGTTTTTGTTgcattatatattattttgcaaaactgtTCTTTTACTTGAGACAGGTAGGAATGCAGATAGGGGTGCATTTTTTTCTCAGAAAGCAAATTTCCCTCTGTGGGTAAATTATTTATAGATGTTTTTGAATATTTCAGTAACAGGCACCATTTCAAGACAAAAATGCTCCGCCAAAACCTAACAGAAGACAACTTGCACTAACTAGTTGtgcatttttgtctttaatcTTTGATTGTTTTTAGATACCAAAAAATTTTAAAGCCATGAACTATTTTTTTAGACTGAAGATATCTGAGGCATGATGTCTATATGGATTTAGTGATTCTCATATGTGGCATTTCAGTTTCGCAGATATAGATGTTGCAGCATATCAGTGTCCTGAAGCAtctatatgttttctttttcttttagctcATGGATTTATCTGCATTGATGATATTTAAATGCAAAGCGGACTGCTTACTTGCATGTTAATTAGTAAGGGCCtcaattttatttctattttctgttgtttgatcTTTATGCTGAAATAAAGTTTTTGACATCTCTGAGCTAAGCAAAAGATAAATCAAGTGCTGAATTATTTAGGTTTCTTTGACCTGgctacttttctttgttctaCCTGCAGTCAGATCCTAGGTGATCATCTTCTGGCCTTCAGGTCTTTACTCTGTTGAGTCCCCACCCTCTCCTGGAGCCCACCTGCAGTTCTCCAGGCTGCAGGACCCAGACGTCCTAAAAGGTGCAGGCCTCCTTGCCCTGCAGAATGACTGTTGCCACAGGCGACCCCTCTGACGAGGCAGCTGCACACCCAGGGCACCCCCTGGACTACGACCCAGAGGCCGACCATGAATGCTGTGAGAGGGTGGTCATTAACATCTCAGGGCTGCGCTTTGAGACACAACTCAAAACCCTCTCTCAGTTCCCAGAAACTCTGCTGGGGGACCCCAAAAAGAGGATGCGCTACTTTGACCCGCTAAGGAACGAATACTTTTTTGACAGAAACAGACCAAGCTTTGATGCCATATTATATTATTACCAATCAGGAGGCCGATTGAGAAGGCCAGTCAATGTCACTCTTGATATTTTTTCTGAGGAAATTCGCTTTTATGAGCTCGGTGAGGAGGCCATTGAGATGTTCAGAGAAGATGAAGGTTTCATCAAGGAGGAGGAAAGGCCTCTTCCTGACAATGAGTTCCAGAGACAGGTGTGGCTTCTCTTTGAGTACCCAGAGAGCTCAGGTCCTGCTAGGATTATTGCCATAATTTCTGTCATGGTCATCCTGATATCTATTGTTAGTTTCTGCTTGGAGACTCTTCCCATATTCCGCAATGATGAGGACGAATTGCACAAGTCCCATGCTCAAATTTTTTCACCTGAGACCAactctacaataattagttacaCATCCACCTACTTCACCGACCCCTTCTTTGTCCTTGAAACTCTCTGCATTATATGGTTCTCCTTTGAATTTTTAGTGCGCTTCTTTGCCTGCCCAAGCAAAGCAGGCTTTTTTGGTAACATAATGAACATTATTGATATTGTTGCCATCATTCCTTACTTCATCACTCTTGGTACCGAGCTGGCAGACAGGGCAGAGGATGGTCAGCCAGGTCAGCAAGCCATGTCTTTAGCCATTCTCAGGGTCATCCGCTTGGTACGAGTCTTCAGAATCTTTAAACTGTCCCGTCACTCCAAGGGGCTTCAGATTTTAGGTCAGACCCTTAAAGCCAGTATGAGAGAGCTCGGCCTCctcatttttttcctctttatagGGGTTATCCTGTTTTCCAGTGCAGTTTACTTTGCTGAAGCAGATGAGCCTGAATCACAGTTTGAGAGCATCCCAGATGCATTTTGGTGGGCTGTGGTGTCCATGACAACAGTCGGCTATGGTGATATGGTCCCGACAACAATTGGTGGCAAGATTGTGGGCTCCCTCTGTGCCATTGCAGGTGTGCTTACCATTGCCTTGCCGGT comes from Girardinichthys multiradiatus isolate DD_20200921_A chromosome 20, DD_fGirMul_XY1, whole genome shotgun sequence and encodes:
- the LOC124857439 gene encoding potassium voltage-gated channel subfamily A member 2 — translated: MTVATGDPSDEAAAHPGHPLDYDPEADHECCERVVINISGLRFETQLKTLSQFPETLLGDPKKRMRYFDPLRNEYFFDRNRPSFDAILYYYQSGGRLRRPVNVTLDIFSEEIRFYELGEEAIEMFREDEGFIKEEERPLPDNEFQRQVWLLFEYPESSGPARIIAIISVMVILISIVSFCLETLPIFRNDEDELHKSHAQIFSPETNSTIISYTSTYFTDPFFVLETLCIIWFSFEFLVRFFACPSKAGFFGNIMNIIDIVAIIPYFITLGTELADRAEDGQPGQQAMSLAILRVIRLVRVFRIFKLSRHSKGLQILGQTLKASMRELGLLIFFLFIGVILFSSAVYFAEADEPESQFESIPDAFWWAVVSMTTVGYGDMVPTTIGGKIVGSLCAIAGVLTIALPVPVIVSNFNYFYHRETEGEEQAQYLQVNVPKTDSVEELKKSRSGSTISKSDYMEIQEAVNNSNEDFQEENLKTANCTLDNTNYVNITKMLTDV